TCATACTCTCAGTATTTTTATAAAGTTTTTCAGAACCGAATGAAATACTATCATAGATTGTCGTTTGTGATATCTCTTTCAATGTGCGTTTTACTAACGGTTCCGTACGGAGGAAGCATTCTTTTCTATCCGGTAAAGGTAGCACTTTTAAGCACTGGATTCGCTCTAGTTAAGTTTGCCAGAGATTCGACTTTACGTGTGGAATCATCAGGTGCATCGACGGAAATTCAGCATATGATTAATTCGGTGTTCTCCTCGCAATGCTTTATACTATTTGCAGCTTATTTTGCCTCTACGTTTATCATTTATTCCATCATTTTTTGGCAATCTTCGTCATCCGATCTCAGTTATTGCATATCCTCAGCTACAAAGACTGTTAAACCCTTTATCAATGATAGCTTCATGTTTTTTTGGTTTTTTGTGGCATTTACATCATTTTTTTATTCCGCTCAAATGATGAtatttgagaagaataaactCAACTTTAAGATAGGCACATATCGTGCAGAACCGGTCGACCAGCTCAAAAATTTGAACTGGGTctctcttttgaaagaagctGCATCCATCTCCGGATGTGTGGTTGTCTTGTCAGGGCCTCTTTATACTTTTGTGCGAAGGTTTATCTTCAAAGTGATGTTTTACCCGATGATTTCGGTGTTCAATTTGAACAGACAGATTCCAGCCATTCGGTTTTCCTTAAGATTATATCTAACTGTGAATCTGATCGGCTTCATTACTGTGCTTGTTTATGAACTTTTGAACCGAATCTATAACGCTTATGCAATGACGGGTTGCCTCGTAGTGAAAAAGCCTTTGAGCTCTTATTCGGACAATCAACAATTTAAGACACTTATGAGCGGACTTACAGATTATAAGGATAGCCTTGTACGGTTGACGGCATACCAAGAGCTCGTTTTCAGGACCACTTCTAGACAAATGTCAGATAGAACATGTCTGTACGAAAATAATAATGGGATTCTATTACTGGATCAGATGTCTAAAGTTATTCGCAGCAGTGTTAATGCTGCCAAAATGGAGTTGCCAAAATTGCAAGGCACGAAGGGAGAGAAAAAGCCTACTGTAAAGAAACAGAACGGTGACACTACTGCAACCATTTTTGGACGTTTAGGATTGGATGCTGGATTGAACGATACAGATTCTGTCAACGCTATTGGAGctgatgatggtgatgttAATGGCATTTTTTCGACAAATAAGGTACGTCCAGAAGACCTATTTCTAAGATCCACATATGTTAAGAAGCCACTAAAGAGCAAAGATCCAGTTTTGAAGGGTTTTGTGGAGAAGGCAGAGGACGCAGCATTGAAATTGATACAGAAATATCAGGTGCTATTTGTaagaaaaatgaaggaGTTTATCAATTCTCGTTCAGAGAAAAGTCGGATACTTCGAATTACAACTAAGGTATTGAAATCCGACGTGTGGGAGGTGATTCTGTTTCGCTCGTACAAATTAGAAGCCGATCGGAGAATTCCAAACAAGGTCATTGTTGGTAACTGCATAGTAGCCATGTCagaaatgcttcttcatgCCAGAATCGAGgacagaaaaagaactgTGTTGCACTCTCTAACTGAAGTGCTAAGTTTATTGACTAGAATTTACAGATCAACCTCAGAGTTCCTGGAAAATCCACCGGTAAAACCAAGGAGTGCCAACCAAATCAATCATAATGCGATTAAGGAGATCAACGACTTGGCGATTtcatacttcttcaaactaGTGATCTATTACAACTCAACACTAAACGATATGATTCTTACTCCTGACACGTTCAAATTGGCCAAATGGTGTACCGACGTGGCTTTGGAGGAACAACGCGCCCAACTACGAGAGGTAGAGTAACTCTTATAAACTCTCGAAGAATATAGTATTAAAATTAATTTTAGAATACATGTCTATGTgctggaagaagaagaagcattatTGGTGTGCTTGTCA
The sequence above is a segment of the Brettanomyces nanus chromosome 4, complete sequence genome. Coding sequences within it:
- a CDS encoding uncharacterized protein (BUSCO:EOG093442KI), with the protein product MSFRSDHTASWNTTLRNRLERQRGLKYDTMNGLGNASNRSNGFSGLKDININKKGPAKPKRVSGSYSQYFYKVFQNRMKYYHRLSFVISLSMCVLLTVPYGGSILFYPVKVALLSTGFALVKFARDSTLRVESSGASTEIQHMINSVFSSQCFILFAAYFASTFIIYSIIFWQSSSSDLSYCISSATKTVKPFINDSFMFFWFFVAFTSFFYSAQMMIFEKNKLNFKIGTYRAEPVDQLKNLNWVSLLKEAASISGCVVVLSGPLYTFVRRFIFKVMFYPMISVFNLNRQIPAIRFSLRLYLTVNLIGFITVLVYELLNRIYNAYAMTGCLVVKKPLSSYSDNQQFKTLMSGLTDYKDSLVRLTAYQELVFRTTSRQMSDRTCLYENNNGILLLDQMSKVIRSSVNAAKMELPKLQGTKGEKKPTVKKQNGDTTATIFGRLGLDAGLNDTDSVNAIGADDGDVNGIFSTNKVRPEDLFLRSTYVKKPLKSKDPVLKGFVEKAEDAALKLIQKYQVLFVRKMKEFINSRSEKSRILRITTKVLKSDVWEVILFRSYKLEADRRIPNKVIVGNCIVAMSEMLLHARIEDRKRTVLHSLTEVLSLLTRIYRSTSEFLENPPVKPRSANQINHNAIKEINDLAISYFFKLVIYYNSTLNDMILTPDTFKLAKWCTDVALEEQRAQLREVE